One Plasmodium coatneyi strain Hackeri chromosome 14, complete sequence genomic window carries:
- a CDS encoding Adrenodoxin-type ferredoxin, with the protein MITKFSFLSRNDTFKRALLNKIKNKCIYFNYIRAFTTESPEEIDVTFVNQDNYEKTVKAKVGDSILKVAHENSINIEGACDGFCACSTCHVIIDEKYYDLLPEALDNELDMLELAPCITETSRLGCQVKLKKELDGMKIKLPPMTRNFYVDGYVPTPH; encoded by the exons ATGATTACAA AGTTTAGCTTTCTCAGTAGAAACGATACATTCAAAAGGGCTCTATTGAAcaagataaaaaataagtgcatttattttaattatattagAGCGTTCACGACCGAGAGTCCCGAAGAAAT TGACGTGACATTTGTAAATCAGGACAATTATGAAAAGACCGTTAAAGCAAAAGTAGGAGATAGCATATTAAAAGTTGCCCATGAAAATAGCATAAACATAGAAG GGGCGTGTGACGGTTTCTGTGCGTGTTCCACTTGCCACGTGATAATTGACGAAAAATATTACGACCTTTTGCCGGAAGCACTTGACAATGAACTTGACATGCTAGAGCTGGCCCCATGCATTACCGAAAC TTCCAGACTAGGATGCCAAGTGAAACTCAAAAAGGAGCTAGACGGAATGAAGATAAAGTTGCCCCCCATGACgagaaatttttatgtaGACGGTTATGTCCCCACGCcgcattaa
- a CDS encoding Geranylgeranyl transferase type2 beta subunit codes for METKPTPPKQNVAIQKNILDAKLSKDSQNNERKIKHNKNSLILSKQFYGIIGGITVGILGIQGTYGFLLFSLFTVIGTLMTFSHIRTDFKSYFMKPSDILCRDFFSGLIVSLYGILHIILDLILRFNIHFLKASMDLDLNLHEKYFLNTIKEKLGKNSPNTGVSSKYESIFISGIFWVLSGLTIVRKNRKSLDEVLDRKVIDTLYSVVMKCLEKKKIKQKYIYKLKKEKHFLSNEDIDQIVGASKSGPSSLYEVVCGKGEDSGLSAQCENVPTSHKKKCDEKAVLTEERNAERIATPECANRVEGEESNRVVKTTSVCKRKKKRFYLCGFSPCSKSNLYEANVISTLSAIQVLFLLNKISEEDISTKMILEIYNFVYFLFDEKKGFYHFSLSSARFQFDGDMRFMFCALSVLHFLSLLLRKRNVRISLYNNDERCAHWILTCLNLDGGFSNIPGAESHAGTTFCAINSLNMLRVRGSENYLSDNGLLRGKLIRWLCDRYDNLGINGRVGKDHDVCYAWWVLGSLVALKTNLTELFNVNILITFILTCQDKQKGGFSRTAFKNNGDRNKPFNFYEGENLSHQEADLFHSFFALCALSLIYHNFCHYKKKHRKKFQLLGGDVIPQELECTLSQMCIACAVDK; via the exons ATGGAAACGAAGCCAACCCCACCTAAGCAAAATGTAGCCATACAAAAGAACATCTTAGACGCAAAACTATCCAAGGATAGTCAGAACaatgagagaaaaattaagcaCAACAAGAATTCACTTATTTTGAGTAAACAGTTTTATGGAATAATTGGAGGAATTACAGTTGGAATATTAGGGATCCAAGGCACATACggttttttgctcttttccttattcacTGTAATAGGGACATTAATGACCTTCTCTCATATCAGAACTGACTTTAAGTCTTATTTTATGAAACCATCTGACATTTTGTGCCGTGACTTTTTTAGTGGATTGATAGTAAGCTTATATGGGA TCCTTCATATTATTCTGGACCTTATCCTACGATttaatatacattttttgaaggc AAGTATGGACTTGGACCTAAACCTACATGAGAAATACTTCCTAAACAcgataaaagaaaagttgGGAAAAAACTCTCCTAACACCGGCGTATCTAGTAAGTATGAATCCATTTTTATCAGTGGCATTTTTTGGGTCCTAAGTGGGCTCACAATAGTAAGGAAGAATAGAAAGAGCCTCGATGAGGTACTCGATAGGAAGGTAATAGACACCCTCTACTCCGTAGTAATGAAATGtttggagaaaaagaaaattaagcAGAAATACATTTAcaagttaaaaaaggaaaagcactTTTTATCAAATGAGGATATTGACCAAATAGTTGGTGCGTCGAAAAGTGGCCCTAGCAGTTTGTATGAGGTGGTTTGTGGCAAGGGAGAAGACAGTGGATTATCAGCCCAGTGCGAAAATGTCCCGACTAGTCATAAAAAGAAGTGCGACGAAAAGGCAGTTTTAacggaagaaagaaatgcgGAACGGATAGCTACGCCAGAATGCGCAAACCGagtggaaggggaagaatccAACAGAGTCGTGAAGACGACAAGTGtgtgtaaaaggaaaaaaaagagattcTATCTATGTGGATTCAGTCCATGCAGCAAAAGCAACCTATACGAGGCGAACGTAATATCCACCTTAAGCGCTATTCAAgtattatttttgttaaacaAAATAAGTGAAGAAGATATAAGCACGAAAATGATCCTGGAGATATACAATTTtgtttacttcctttttgatgAGAAGAAAGGTTTTTACCACTTTTCACTGAGCAGTGCAAGGTTTCAATTCGATGGCGATATGCGTTTCATGTTCTGTGCCTTATCagttttacattttttatcccTCCTGTTGAGGAAGCGAAATGTTCGTATTAGTTTGTATAACAATGATGAGAGATGTGCCCACTGGATATTAACCTGCTTAAACTTGGATGGAGGTTTTTCAAACATCCCCGGGGCAGAGTCACATGCAGGCACGACGTTTTGTGCGATCAATTCTTTAAACATGCTAAGGGTCAGGGGGAGTGAAAATTACTTGTCAGATAACGGCCTCTTACGCGGGAAACTAATTAG ATGGCTCTGTGATAGGTATGACAACTTGGGCATTAATGGACGTGTCGGAAAGGACCACGATGTCTGTTACGCGTGGTGGGTTTTGGGAAGTTTAGTTGCCCTGAAAACAAATTTAACTGAACTGTTTAATgtaaacattttaattacCTTCATTTTGACGTGCCAAGATAAACAGAAGGGAGGTTTTTCAAGAACggcatttaaaaataatgggGATAGAAATAAgccctttaatttttatgagggggaaaatttATCCCACCAAGAAGCGGACCTCTTTCATAGCTTCTTCGCCCTATGTGCTCTCTCACTTATATATCACAATTTTTGTcattataaaaagaagcacCGAAAGAAATTTCAGCTGCTCGGTGGGGATGTAATTCCACAGGAGTTAGAGTGTACCCTCTCCCAGATG TGCATTGCGTGTGCCGTGgataagtga
- a CDS encoding Bi-functional aminoacyl-trna synthetase, producing the protein MSSPNCEENVPEEELKKAEILCKELDELKIQYKEVKHAKANSIKDLLDMNLENSKNIIKNLFLKDKKKNYFFLCTVNWKTVDLKYLSTIFKTSNLRFVDEGNLKSMLNLLPGCLTPLALKCDQENLVKLYFDEELKNMENIIVHPMHNYSSLYMKREDVVKFCELHNHAPEYIHIEEGKDKMKKEDMQLEENKMEKQKGNSGMGSSANAGKDDQSKDANILGIVAKKTVNFSEWYTQVIVKSELIEYYDISGCYILRPASYYIWECLQNFFNKEIKKLDVENSYFPLFVTKNKLEREKNHIEGFSPEVAWVTKYGDSTLPEEIAIRPTSETIMYSVFSKWIRSHRDLPLKLNQWNTVVRWEFKQPTPFIRTREFLWQEGHTAHKNEEEAVKMVFDILDLYRRWYEECLAVPIIKGIKSEGEKFGGANFTSTAEAFISENGRAIQAATSHYLGTNFAKMFKIEFEDENEKKQYVHQTSWGCTTRSIGIMIMTHGDDKGLVLPPKVAKYKVVIVPILYKNTDENVIFTYCKDIEKVLKNAQINCIFDDRELYSPGYKFNHWELRGVPIRIEVGPKDIQNNSCLFVRRDTNEKFNVKKESVLLETQQMLVDIHKKLFLKAKKKLDESIVQVTSFSEVMDALNRKKMVLAPWCEDISTEDEIKKETQRLSQNQANTETSLSGAMKPLCIPLDQPPLPPNTKCFWSGRPAKRWCLFGRSY; encoded by the coding sequence atgagtAGCCCAAATTGTGAAGAAAACGTGCCAGAGGAGGAATTGAAGAAGGCTGAAATATTATGCAAAGAACTAGACGAACTGAAAATTCAATACAAAGAAGTGAAGCATGCAAAGGCAAACTCGATTAAGGATCTGCTAGATATGAATTTAGAAAActcaaaaaatattataaaaaatttattcctcaaggataaaaaaaaaaattattttttcctatgcACAGTAAACTGGAAAACAGTCGacttaaaatatttatccaccatttttaaaacgtCCAATTTAAGATTTGTTGATGAAGGCAATTTAAAGAGCATGCTGAATTTGCTGCCAGGGTGTTTAACTCCCCTTGCTTTGAAATGTGACCAGGAAAACCTTGTGAAGTTATATTTTGAcgaggaattaaaaaacatGGAAAATATAATTGTCCATCCAATGCACAACTATAGCAGCCTTTACATGAAGCGGGAAGACGTGGTCAAATTTTGTGAGCTGCATAACCACGCCCCGGAGTACATACACAttgaggaggggaaggacaaaatgaagaaggaggacATGCAGCtggaggaaaacaaaatggagaagcaaaaggggaacagtGGTATGGGCAGTAGCGCAAACGCAGGAAAGGATGACCAATCGAAGGACGCCAACATACTAGGAATTGTTGCTAAGAAAACGGTAAACTTCTCAGAATGGTACACACAGGTGATCGTAAAGAGCGAGCTGATAGAATACTACGATATCTCCGGGTGTTATATCCTCAGACCTGCTTCGTACTACATATGGGAATGCCTGCAAAACTTTTTCAacaaggaaataaaaaagttggaTGTGGAAAATTCctatttccccctctttgtaacgaagaataaattggagagggaaaaaaatcacatAGAGGGTTTTAGCCCAGAAGTTGCATGGGTAACAAAATATGGCGATTCTACTCTCCCTGAAGAAATAGCCATTAGGCCTACGAGCGAAACGATTATGTATTCCGTTTTCTCCAAATGGATAAGATCACACAGAGATTTGCCCCTTAAACTGAATCAGTGGAACACAGTCGTTCGATGGGAATTTAAACAACCCACCCCATTTATCAGGACAAGAGAATTCCTATGGCAAGAAGGACATACGgctcataaaaatgaagaagaagccgTCAAAATGGTTTTCGACATACTGGATTTGTATAGAAGATGGTACGAGGAATGTTTAGCTGTTCCAATtattaaaggaataaagagtgaaggggaaaaatttgGAGGAGCCAATTTTACGTCCACTGCAGAAGCATTTATAAGTGAAAATGGACGGGCCATCCAAGCAGCCACTTCCCACTACCTCGGTaccaattttgcaaaaatgtttaaaatcGAATTTGaagatgaaaatgaaaagaagcagTATGTTCATCAGACTTCCTGGGGGTGCACCACCAGATCGATTGGAATTATGATCATGACCCATGGGGATGACAAAGGATTAGTTTTGCCACCAAAAGTTGCCAAATATAAAGTGGTCATTGTGCCAATTTTGTATAAAAATACGGAtgaaaatgttatttttacCTATTGTAAGGATATAGAGAAGGTGCTGAAGAATGCCCAAATTAACTGCATCTTTGATGACAGGGAATTGTACTCTCCTGGGTACAAATTTAACCACTGGGAATTGAGAGGTGTGCCCATAAGGATTGAAGTAGGGCCTAAGGATATTCAAAATAATTCTTGCCTTTTTGTAAGGAGAGatacaaatgaaaaattcaaTGTGAAGAAAGAGTCCGTTTTGTTGGAAACACAACAGATGCTTGTAGATATCCATAAGAAGCTTTTCCTaaaagcgaaaaagaaattagaTGAATCCATCGTTCAGGTGACCAGTTTCAGTGAAGTTATGGATGCCttaaataggaagaaaatggtCCTAGCGCCATGGTGTGAGGACATATCGACGGAGgatgaaataaagaaagagaCACAGAGATTATCTCAGAACCAGGCTAACACAGAGACGTCTCTCTCCGGCGCTATGAAGCCTTTATGTATTCCACTAGATCAACCTCCACTCCCACCCAATACGAAATGTTTCTGGTCGGGAAGGCCTGCCAAGAGGTGGTGCCTATTTGGAAGAAGTTACTAA
- a CDS encoding DNA-directed RNA polymerase I, with protein sequence MASNILFEDRFVISSVDNSKFEKVSRIKAKSTGYDAELILDVHSELFKVEEKKAIYLALQDKILNKNDDKIWEQGENIALNNIEYIMSGRIFKFEELSSERRTVYASFGGLMMALTTDKQFIGDLEIDMKIYLLTKNVDIERA encoded by the exons ATGGCGTCAAATATTTTGTTCGAAGATCGCTTTGTGATAAGCAGTGTAGATAATTCCAAGTTTGAGAAAGTCAGCAGAATTAAGGCGAAAAGTACAGGGTATGACGCGGAATTAATTCTTGATGTCCATTCGGAGTTGTTTAAagtggaggaaaagaag GCTATTTACCTGGCTCTACAAGACAAAATattgaataaaaatgatgatAAAATATGGGAACAGGGAGAAAATATTGCTCTGAATAACATTGAGTACATTATGAGTGGCAGGATTTTTAAGTTCGAAGAGTTGTCCTCGGAGAGGAG GACCGTTTACGCTTCCTTCGGCGGACTCATGATGGCCCTGACAACTGACAAGCAGTTCATCGGAGACCTCGAGATTGACATGAAAATTTACCTGCTCacgaaaaatgtggacatcGAAAGGGCATAA
- a CDS encoding Dynein light chain 1, whose translation MADRKSNKNAVVKNVDMTEEMQIDAIDCANQALQKYNVEKDIAAHIKKEFDRKYDPTWHCVVGRNFGSYVTHETKNFIYFYIGQVAILLFKSG comes from the coding sequence ATGGCGGATAGAAAATCAAACAAAAATGCAGTTGTCAAGAATGTAGATATGACGGAAGAAATGCAAATTGATGCCATCGATTGTGCCAACCAagctttgcaaaaatataatgtcgAAAAGGATATTGCAgctcatataaaaaaagaatttgacAGAAAATATGACCCAACATGGCACTGCGTAGTGGGCAGGAACTTCGGGTCTTATGTTACACACGAAACtaagaattttatttatttttacattggACAAGTAGCTATACTGCTGTTTAAGTCGGGCTAA